From one Peredibacter starrii genomic stretch:
- a CDS encoding 3-oxoacyl-[acyl-carrier-protein] synthase III C-terminal domain-containing protein encodes MEKNVFIHSFASVLPEFHLPQSRIVDWTLESHARSAGDFTDKFKDRLRHFTLTESHIRERYFECGEVDDEWDRHRIYKISEKNPNGSSIEERNHYFGEKAQRVFERLYLDKVPEHLIHVTCTGYVSPSPPQIYFSGKPSAPEITHAYHMGCYASLPSVRMAAAFSHQNETVDVVHTEMCSLHLDASLHTPEQMVVQTLFADGHIKYSVSQKKQGPSLKVLVIQEQLVPDSLSDMTWVPGTHGMMMTLSREVPIKIRDSIPAFVNGLCQKAGVKPNDVLENGIFAIHPGGPKIIEVVQKKLELNDKQVEASKKILFERGNMSSATLPHVWKEILDSRPENGKKILSLAFGPGLTVFGSLFEVSL; translated from the coding sequence ATGGAAAAGAACGTCTTTATCCATTCCTTTGCATCAGTATTACCGGAATTCCATCTTCCTCAGAGTAGAATCGTGGATTGGACACTTGAATCCCATGCTCGTTCGGCAGGAGATTTTACTGATAAATTTAAAGACCGCTTGAGGCATTTTACTCTTACGGAATCTCATATTCGCGAACGCTATTTTGAATGTGGTGAGGTTGATGACGAGTGGGACCGTCATCGTATTTATAAGATCAGTGAAAAAAATCCCAACGGCTCAAGCATTGAAGAGAGAAATCATTACTTTGGTGAAAAGGCCCAAAGAGTTTTTGAGAGGCTTTATTTAGATAAAGTTCCCGAGCATCTAATCCATGTGACCTGCACGGGCTATGTGTCCCCAAGTCCACCTCAAATTTATTTTAGTGGTAAACCTTCTGCTCCGGAAATTACCCATGCCTATCACATGGGTTGTTATGCATCATTGCCTTCAGTCAGAATGGCGGCCGCTTTTTCTCATCAGAATGAGACAGTGGATGTGGTTCATACAGAGATGTGTAGTCTCCATTTGGATGCTTCACTTCATACGCCCGAACAGATGGTGGTCCAAACACTCTTTGCTGATGGGCACATTAAATATTCAGTGTCTCAAAAGAAGCAGGGGCCTTCCCTGAAGGTGCTAGTGATACAAGAACAACTAGTGCCGGATTCCTTAAGTGACATGACATGGGTACCTGGAACTCATGGCATGATGATGACTCTTTCTCGTGAAGTGCCTATTAAGATTCGTGATTCGATACCGGCATTTGTGAATGGTTTATGCCAGAAGGCAGGAGTGAAACCTAATGATGTTTTGGAGAACGGCATTTTTGCCATTCATCCGGGAGGACCAAAGATCATCGAGGTGGTTCAGAAAAAATTGGAATTGAATGATAAGCAAGTTGAGGCGAGTAAGAAAATTCTTTTTGAAAGAGGGAATATGTCTTCGGCAACCCTGCCCCATGTCTGGAAAGAGATCCTTGATTCAAGACCAGAAAATGGAAAGAAGATTCTGAGTCTTGCCTTCGGACCAGGACTCACGGTTTTTGGCTCACTCTTTGAGGTGAGTTTATGA
- the rpsU gene encoding 30S ribosomal protein S21: protein MSMSTISITIDDRFPAEKAIKKFKRLCDAYGIVKEYRARSEYKKPSVKMKEKLENADKRRRKTDVRGRTRSKY from the coding sequence ATGAGCATGTCTACAATTTCAATTACAATTGATGACAGATTTCCAGCGGAAAAAGCGATTAAAAAGTTTAAGCGTCTTTGTGATGCTTACGGAATCGTGAAGGAATATCGCGCTCGTTCAGAGTACAAAAAGCCTTCTGTTAAGATGAAAGAAAAGCTAGAGAACGCTGATAAGCGTCGTCGTAAGACAGACGTTCGCGGTCGTACTCGTTCTAAGTACTAA
- a CDS encoding replication-associated recombination protein A, with protein sequence MQLDAFDLNSSHEQPLAAKLRPKTLEDFFGQAKIRPQLEKLVSHPRHVIFWGPPGTGKTTLANIISTQIGRDLTVFSAVTSGIPELKRIIAEMLDRRREFGKESILFIDEIHRFNKSQQDALLPYLENGDFLFIGATTEYPHTSLNKALISRVSLIELKQLQVDDLTNILSRGVDDLKRTELQDYVEDLAKLSNGDARFALNQLARLAAFNSTELENKEHVLKELFEHARQYDRNANRHYDVISAFIKSIRGSDPDAALLYLAIMLDGGEDPEFIARRLMILASEDVGLANSQALQVTSNAHYVVKHIGMPEARITLAHATTFMALSPKSNSAYKAVDAALAFVQENPTIEVPGHLSNVSPEKKNYKYPHAYPGNWTEQRYLPKEANVQFYKPGTNGSEKMMVENWKHITKRS encoded by the coding sequence ATGCAATTAGATGCTTTTGACCTCAATTCCTCTCATGAACAGCCTCTGGCCGCCAAATTACGTCCAAAAACCTTGGAAGATTTCTTCGGTCAGGCAAAAATCCGCCCTCAATTAGAGAAATTGGTCTCCCATCCCCGCCATGTGATTTTCTGGGGCCCTCCGGGGACTGGTAAAACCACCCTCGCTAATATTATCTCAACTCAGATCGGCCGAGACCTAACTGTCTTCAGTGCTGTGACCAGCGGGATTCCGGAACTCAAACGAATCATTGCTGAAATGCTCGATCGTCGTCGTGAGTTTGGTAAAGAAAGCATCCTCTTCATCGATGAAATTCATCGCTTTAATAAATCTCAGCAAGACGCCCTTCTCCCTTATTTGGAGAATGGTGACTTCTTATTCATTGGGGCGACCACTGAGTATCCGCATACGAGTTTAAATAAAGCTCTTATTTCTAGAGTGTCGTTGATTGAATTGAAACAACTTCAAGTTGATGACCTTACGAATATTCTAAGTCGTGGTGTAGATGATCTAAAACGTACTGAACTTCAGGACTACGTGGAAGATCTCGCAAAACTCTCCAATGGAGACGCTCGTTTTGCACTTAATCAGCTTGCTCGGCTTGCTGCCTTTAATTCAACAGAACTTGAAAACAAAGAACATGTTCTGAAAGAACTCTTTGAACATGCTCGCCAATATGACCGAAATGCTAATCGCCACTATGACGTAATTTCGGCCTTCATCAAATCGATTCGTGGTTCTGATCCAGATGCCGCTCTCCTTTATCTTGCAATCATGCTTGATGGTGGTGAAGACCCGGAATTTATCGCGAGACGTTTAATGATTCTCGCCAGTGAAGATGTCGGACTGGCGAACTCTCAAGCTCTACAAGTGACTTCTAATGCTCACTATGTGGTAAAACACATTGGGATGCCGGAAGCTCGTATTACGCTTGCACACGCTACTACCTTCATGGCCCTTTCTCCCAAGTCGAACTCTGCTTACAAAGCGGTAGATGCGGCCCTGGCCTTTGTTCAGGAAAACCCCACGATCGAAGTTCCGGGTCACTTATCAAATGTGTCGCCTGAAAAGAAAAACTATAAGTATCCTCATGCTTATCCAGGTAACTGGACTGAACAGCGCTATCTTCCAAAAGAGGCCAATGTCCAGTTCTACAAACCAGGCACCAATGGTTCAGAAAAGATGATGGTTGAGAACTGGAAGCACATAACTAAAAGGTCTTAA
- a CDS encoding IS3 family transposase translates to MGEAISKDPSLNRSYLCRLMSVSRSGFYSSRKSSEARQERDRMACKIIKHYHERSRKKAGIITLDLLMRRDGHVINHKKIARIKREYGFETKIRRRNPYRAIPLKSGEHVEIPNLLKRDFYPPLPDQVYSTDMTYLYYGNCDKAFLSATKDLATNEIVSYKLMKTPTVSAFACEFKELLSKIPIEKRTDLMIHSDQGFQYTNEEFRAVLRLAGVTQSMSRRGNCLDNAPIESFFGHFKDLLEIKKCRSYEEVEKVVSSTIKYYNEERPQKGLNKKPPAEYRGLLLSGFF, encoded by the coding sequence ATCGGTGAGGCCATCTCCAAAGATCCATCGTTAAATCGCTCCTATCTTTGTCGTTTAATGTCTGTTAGTCGAAGTGGATTTTATTCCTCTCGAAAATCCTCAGAGGCCCGCCAAGAAAGAGATAGAATGGCATGTAAGATCATTAAGCATTATCACGAGAGAAGTAGGAAAAAAGCAGGTATCATCACGCTTGATTTACTCATGCGAAGAGATGGACATGTTATAAACCACAAAAAGATCGCCAGAATTAAACGAGAGTATGGATTTGAAACAAAAATCCGTCGTCGAAATCCTTATCGCGCAATCCCTTTGAAGTCTGGGGAGCATGTCGAAATACCAAACTTACTTAAAAGAGACTTCTATCCACCACTTCCAGATCAGGTGTATTCGACAGATATGACTTACTTGTATTATGGAAATTGTGACAAAGCTTTCTTGTCAGCGACCAAAGACCTTGCGACTAACGAGATCGTCTCTTACAAATTAATGAAAACACCAACAGTATCTGCATTTGCATGCGAGTTCAAAGAATTGCTGAGTAAGATTCCAATCGAGAAAAGAACTGATCTAATGATTCATTCAGATCAAGGCTTCCAATATACTAATGAAGAATTTAGAGCAGTTCTGAGGCTAGCAGGTGTAACTCAGTCGATGTCACGGAGAGGTAATTGCCTAGATAACGCACCAATTGAATCATTTTTTGGTCACTTCAAAGATCTCTTAGAGATTAAAAAATGTCGATCATATGAAGAGGTTGAAAAGGTGGTATCCAGTACCATCAAATATTATAATGAAGAAAGGCCCCAAAAGGGTTTAAATAAAAAGCCCCCGGCAGAATACCGAGGGCTATTATTAAGCGGTTTTTTTTAA
- a CDS encoding outer membrane beta-barrel protein: protein MRSLLLVVGLLCCSSVFAALENKFSLGGGVHANFVETDLDLGDSVNEEVSGTLIFGTKATIKLSDYWGLRTGAFIQEKAAGYEIKASGLKGEIHIKVISAAVPVNLQYQFNDNFAVFGGYSADFKINDYCTVDGDFDTCSLEKEAKSFVSNAILGMSIIPAKLWDIDISYQQGLSEFFYKSKVHTLSFMAFYNFQ from the coding sequence ATGCGTTCATTGTTACTTGTTGTTGGATTGTTGTGTTGTAGTTCAGTTTTCGCGGCCCTTGAGAATAAGTTCTCTCTGGGAGGGGGTGTTCATGCGAACTTTGTTGAAACTGATTTGGATCTTGGTGATTCAGTAAATGAAGAGGTCTCTGGCACCTTGATCTTTGGTACAAAGGCAACAATCAAGTTGAGTGACTATTGGGGATTGCGCACTGGTGCTTTTATTCAGGAAAAAGCCGCGGGTTATGAAATTAAAGCATCGGGTTTAAAAGGGGAGATTCATATTAAAGTCATCTCTGCTGCAGTACCAGTAAATCTTCAGTATCAGTTCAATGACAATTTTGCTGTATTTGGCGGCTATAGTGCGGATTTTAAAATTAATGATTATTGTACCGTAGATGGAGACTTCGATACTTGCTCTCTGGAAAAAGAGGCCAAATCATTCGTGAGTAACGCCATCTTAGGAATGTCGATTATACCTGCGAAATTATGGGACATTGATATCAGCTATCAGCAAGGCCTTAGCGAATTCTTTTATAAATCAAAAGTTCATACTCTAAGTTTCATGGCCTTCTATAATTTTCAGTAA
- a CDS encoding sensor histidine kinase: MNKLKANFLRALSIGVHPGLDEGKKFAIQVATLDGYWSFFAFFFYAIYTYVEGHTFLFYFFTASSVLTVLGLWLIAKHQFDIARVLIHQVGLYAIFVTADALGVGSGVEYYYFTSVLVPHIVFSLEELWKGAILSASTCVVFIAQHILGSGLLLSAIPSTGNDKLIAIIFVLSFTLSVLTVARWRLLHAQREITRQQGELIHSSNLVALGEMTGGIAHEINNPLQSLTLQVTVLKDKLKGLDVEEHLNSIDETIFKMGKMVQGLKDLSRKDTEDPPERFPFSKVLDDVLAISSERLNHLDIMVSVQGNTSHIIKGHSVQISQVLLNLLNNSTDAIQSLPDRWIWINVQKKSSFLQISVVDSGRGIKDEVAARMMNPFFTTKEPSKGTGLGLSISKSIIERNNGSLFYDPAHFNTRFVILLPLV; encoded by the coding sequence ATGAACAAATTAAAAGCGAACTTCCTTAGAGCTCTTTCTATTGGTGTGCATCCGGGTCTGGATGAGGGGAAGAAGTTTGCTATCCAGGTGGCGACCCTGGATGGCTATTGGTCATTCTTTGCTTTCTTTTTCTACGCCATTTATACCTACGTTGAAGGGCATACCTTTCTTTTTTATTTCTTCACGGCAAGTTCGGTCTTAACGGTTTTGGGTCTGTGGTTAATTGCAAAACATCAATTTGATATCGCTCGAGTCTTGATTCATCAAGTAGGTCTCTATGCCATCTTTGTTACGGCCGATGCACTTGGAGTCGGTTCAGGGGTGGAATACTACTACTTCACGAGTGTATTAGTGCCTCATATTGTCTTTTCACTGGAAGAACTTTGGAAAGGGGCCATCCTTTCGGCCTCGACTTGTGTCGTGTTCATAGCTCAGCATATTCTTGGTTCCGGTTTACTTCTGTCCGCTATCCCTTCAACCGGAAATGATAAACTCATCGCGATTATCTTTGTTCTCTCATTCACTTTAAGTGTTTTGACCGTGGCTCGCTGGAGACTGCTTCATGCTCAACGTGAGATTACTCGTCAGCAGGGTGAACTTATCCATTCATCGAATCTGGTTGCCTTAGGGGAAATGACGGGTGGGATCGCCCACGAGATCAATAATCCACTTCAATCACTGACACTTCAGGTGACTGTCTTAAAAGACAAACTAAAAGGTCTTGATGTTGAAGAGCACTTGAACTCAATTGATGAAACCATCTTCAAGATGGGGAAGATGGTTCAGGGCCTGAAAGATCTTTCACGTAAAGACACTGAGGATCCACCAGAAAGATTTCCCTTCTCAAAAGTATTGGATGATGTTTTGGCGATTTCAAGTGAGAGACTAAATCATTTGGATATTATGGTGTCTGTGCAAGGTAACACTTCACATATCATCAAAGGACATTCTGTTCAAATTTCTCAGGTCCTTTTGAATCTTCTGAATAATTCAACTGATGCCATTCAATCATTACCTGATCGCTGGATCTGGATCAATGTGCAGAAGAAGAGTTCCTTTTTACAAATCAGCGTGGTGGATTCAGGCCGAGGCATTAAAGATGAAGTGGCCGCACGGATGATGAATCCTTTTTTCACAACGAAAGAGCCAAGCAAAGGAACTGGTCTTGGTCTTAGTATTTCGAAGAGTATCATTGAAAGAAATAACGGAAGTCTTTTTTATGATCCTGCCCATTTCAATACTCGCTTCGTGATTCTCCTTCCTCTCGTATAA
- a CDS encoding dihydrolipoamide acetyltransferase family protein codes for MAKVEVVMPQMGESITTGTITKWHKNVGEVIELDAILLEISTDKVESEIPSPIHGKIVELLYPEGATVDVGRPIAIIEDDLNAAVSAPSAKPAAAAAPAKAEAAPAQTTAPAAAPVAAPAQVEDEGGFRFYTPLVKAMAKDAGIALSELKNISGSGAGGRVNKSDLEAYIANRGKGGAAVSAPAAKPAAAAPAPTAAPSGVSETRPSGRVEIVAMDNMRKAIAKNMVASKQTSPHVNSIDEIDMTNLVKARNKIKDEFKKREGINLTFSHFVLYAIVQALKEHPLVNASIEGDNIVIKKDIHLGCAVAVPGNGLVVPVIKNAGDLNLTGIARQLDILANKARTKKLTMDDLSGGTYTFTNNGSFGTLIATPVILQPQVGIFCTGVIKKRVMVMEDDAIAIRHMMYGTHTYDHRLIDGELGSKFLASVKHHLETMNPENLI; via the coding sequence ATGGCAAAGGTTGAAGTAGTAATGCCCCAGATGGGCGAGTCGATCACGACTGGTACCATCACGAAGTGGCACAAGAATGTTGGCGAAGTAATTGAACTAGATGCAATTCTTCTAGAGATCTCTACAGATAAAGTTGAATCAGAAATTCCATCTCCGATTCACGGTAAAATCGTTGAACTTCTTTACCCAGAAGGTGCAACTGTTGACGTTGGTCGTCCAATCGCGATCATCGAAGACGATCTTAACGCTGCTGTTTCAGCTCCATCTGCAAAACCAGCTGCTGCTGCCGCTCCTGCAAAAGCAGAGGCCGCTCCAGCTCAAACTACTGCTCCTGCAGCTGCCCCAGTTGCAGCTCCTGCTCAAGTTGAAGATGAAGGCGGTTTCCGTTTCTATACTCCGCTTGTTAAGGCCATGGCGAAAGATGCTGGTATCGCTCTTTCAGAACTTAAAAACATCTCTGGTTCAGGTGCAGGCGGACGTGTAAACAAGTCTGACCTTGAAGCTTATATCGCTAACCGTGGCAAGGGCGGCGCTGCTGTTTCTGCTCCTGCTGCTAAACCAGCTGCTGCAGCTCCGGCCCCAACTGCTGCTCCATCAGGCGTATCTGAAACTCGTCCATCTGGCCGTGTTGAAATCGTTGCTATGGACAACATGAGAAAGGCCATTGCTAAGAACATGGTTGCTTCTAAGCAAACTTCTCCACACGTTAACTCTATCGATGAAATCGATATGACGAACCTTGTGAAAGCTCGTAACAAAATCAAAGACGAATTTAAGAAGCGCGAAGGTATCAACCTTACGTTCTCTCACTTCGTACTTTACGCTATCGTTCAGGCGCTTAAAGAGCATCCTCTTGTTAACGCTTCAATCGAAGGCGATAACATCGTTATCAAGAAAGACATCCACCTTGGATGTGCGGTTGCTGTTCCAGGTAACGGCCTAGTTGTTCCTGTAATCAAGAACGCTGGTGACCTAAACCTTACTGGCATCGCTCGTCAGCTTGATATCCTTGCTAACAAAGCTCGCACGAAGAAACTTACTATGGACGACCTTTCTGGTGGTACATATACATTCACTAACAACGGTTCATTCGGAACTCTTATCGCTACTCCAGTGATTCTTCAGCCTCAGGTTGGTATCTTCTGTACTGGCGTAATTAAGAAGCGTGTAATGGTTATGGAAGACGATGCAATCGCAATTCGTCACATGATGTACGGTACGCACACTTACGATCACCGTCTAATCGATGGTGAGCTTGGTTCTAAGTTCCTTGCAAGCGTGAAGCATCACCTTGAAACAATGAATCCAGAAAACCTTATCTAA
- the lpdA gene encoding dihydrolipoyl dehydrogenase, translating to MAKTFDVVVLGAGPGGYVAAIRASQLGKKVAIVEADKLGGVCLNRGCIPTKALLKSAHSVHELADFKSLGINVDLKGLDGSVAVKRANVIADNMSKGIAFLMKKNKIEVFNGKGVFKSAKTIEVTLANGTKEELNTTNTIIATGAHYRSFPGLEHNGKRLIGAWEALKLENLPKSIGIVGAGAIGVEFAYFWNSFGVDVHIFEMQKNLLPIEDTDSSKEVEKAYKKYGIKMSLGIEGITAKDNGKDVTFSVKEGGKNVDYKFDYGLIAVGMTGNIDGFGLEKAGVQTEKGFIKVNDMYETTTKGIYAIGDVAGPPLLAHAASHEGVTAAEHLAGKHPHAIDKMNIAGCTYCQPQVASVGYTERALQEKGIEYNVGKAPFMANGKAIASNENTGFIKVLTGKKYGELLGAHIVGTQATELIHEYVLFRTMEGIDEEIFATIHPHPTLGEWLGEAVLAAKGRALNL from the coding sequence ATGGCCAAAACATTTGATGTGGTTGTTTTAGGTGCTGGCCCCGGCGGTTATGTAGCTGCCATTCGTGCCTCTCAATTAGGTAAAAAAGTAGCAATTGTAGAAGCTGATAAACTCGGTGGAGTATGTCTAAACCGTGGTTGTATTCCTACGAAAGCGCTTCTTAAGTCTGCTCACTCAGTTCATGAACTGGCAGATTTTAAATCTCTCGGTATCAACGTTGATCTTAAAGGTCTTGATGGCTCAGTGGCCGTTAAGCGTGCCAACGTGATTGCTGACAACATGTCGAAGGGTATTGCCTTCCTCATGAAGAAAAACAAAATTGAAGTATTCAACGGTAAAGGTGTCTTCAAGTCTGCGAAGACGATCGAAGTCACTCTTGCTAACGGTACAAAAGAAGAGTTGAACACAACTAATACAATCATCGCCACTGGTGCTCACTACCGTTCATTCCCTGGACTTGAGCACAATGGAAAGCGTCTGATCGGTGCCTGGGAGGCCCTTAAACTTGAGAACCTTCCAAAATCTATCGGTATCGTTGGTGCTGGTGCAATTGGTGTTGAGTTCGCTTACTTCTGGAATTCTTTCGGCGTAGACGTTCACATTTTCGAAATGCAGAAGAACCTTCTTCCAATCGAAGACACTGATTCATCTAAAGAAGTAGAAAAAGCATACAAGAAATATGGCATTAAAATGTCTCTTGGTATCGAAGGCATCACTGCTAAAGATAACGGCAAAGACGTTACGTTCTCTGTAAAAGAGGGCGGTAAGAATGTTGATTACAAATTCGACTACGGTCTAATCGCTGTAGGTATGACTGGTAACATCGACGGCTTCGGTCTTGAGAAGGCCGGCGTACAAACTGAAAAAGGTTTCATCAAAGTTAACGATATGTATGAAACTACCACTAAAGGCATCTACGCTATTGGTGACGTTGCTGGACCTCCACTTCTTGCTCACGCAGCTTCTCACGAAGGTGTGACTGCTGCTGAACACCTTGCTGGTAAACACCCACACGCTATCGACAAGATGAACATTGCTGGTTGTACATACTGTCAGCCACAAGTTGCTTCTGTTGGTTACACTGAGCGCGCTCTTCAAGAAAAAGGCATCGAGTATAATGTTGGTAAAGCTCCATTCATGGCCAACGGTAAAGCGATTGCTTCTAACGAGAACACAGGTTTCATCAAAGTTCTTACTGGTAAAAAATACGGTGAGCTTCTTGGTGCCCACATTGTTGGTACTCAAGCAACTGAGCTTATCCATGAGTACGTATTGTTCCGTACGATGGAAGGTATTGATGAAGAAATCTTCGCTACAATTCACCCACACCCGACTCTTGGCGAGTGGTTAGGTGAAGCAGTTCTAGCAGCGAAGGGTAGAGCGCTTAACTTATAA
- a CDS encoding 3'-5' exonuclease, whose amino-acid sequence MAVDLETTGLSPLVDKIIEIAAVKITDAGEVSSYHQLINPLIDIPEFTIQFHGLRNEDLNNSPTIKKPLKDFWEFVGRHPMIAHNSTFDLGYLIKASHDFQIEFPPLDIYDSCRYARAIYKNQPHSPANFKLSTLSQYVGFELQHHVAIEDTYACLKIMAHVAKEIVDHKVAMEKSFVFRLSNFDKNDCFNFSTRLKGLTEMVQSKDLVELDYRGGSVNGRIRPVRPIGLMPLPQGPVLFAECLLTGMNKSFLLKKIKSFQKLEASLLQRNVT is encoded by the coding sequence GTGGCCGTTGACCTTGAAACTACAGGGCTTTCTCCCTTGGTGGATAAAATTATCGAGATCGCTGCGGTTAAAATAACTGACGCCGGTGAGGTTAGTAGCTACCACCAACTCATTAATCCTTTGATTGATATCCCTGAATTTACGATTCAATTTCATGGTCTAAGAAACGAAGACCTAAATAATTCGCCTACGATTAAAAAGCCCCTGAAAGATTTTTGGGAGTTTGTCGGTCGTCATCCCATGATTGCCCACAACTCAACCTTCGATCTGGGCTACCTTATCAAGGCCTCTCATGATTTCCAGATTGAGTTCCCTCCCCTGGATATCTATGACAGCTGTCGATACGCACGTGCGATTTACAAAAATCAACCGCACTCTCCGGCAAATTTCAAACTTTCGACTCTAAGTCAGTATGTTGGGTTTGAACTCCAACATCACGTGGCGATTGAAGACACGTATGCATGTTTGAAAATCATGGCCCATGTGGCGAAAGAAATTGTGGATCACAAAGTGGCGATGGAAAAAAGTTTCGTTTTCCGTCTCTCAAATTTCGATAAAAATGATTGTTTTAATTTCTCGACTCGTCTGAAGGGACTGACCGAGATGGTTCAAAGTAAAGATCTGGTTGAATTGGATTACCGTGGTGGTTCTGTGAATGGCCGCATTCGTCCGGTTCGTCCCATTGGTCTTATGCCTCTGCCACAAGGTCCAGTGTTGTTTGCGGAATGCTTACTCACAGGCATGAATAAATCTTTTCTTCTGAAAAAGATCAAGTCCTTCCAGAAATTAGAAGCGAGTCTTCTGCAAAGGAACGTTACTTAG
- a CDS encoding KamA family radical SAM protein — protein sequence MVESQSWTNSFSTSFKNIHELYRFLDWELTPALEKVAKTYPVFIPRRLAEKIKVQGPQSVLAREFLPIESELDPDFKGLEDPIGDKTYHKAPQLIHRYESRALFTPTTICPVHCRYCFRKNELNVADEIFQQDFVETIAYLKAHPEVSEIIFTGGDPLTLSNDKLEKYLTAFSEVSSIKDIRFHSRYPVILPERIDDGFLALMEKFKSRFRTITLAIHANHVDEFDEINRQAIKKLTSSSMQILSQTVLLKGINDSTEVLLNLYQEFISLKIRPYYLHHPDQVKGGMHFYLPLRQGREIYHGLRKLIPGWALPHYVIDIPGGHGKISAMNPESTTFSGQLISKDGELVSIQEPDFFI from the coding sequence ATGGTCGAGAGCCAAAGCTGGACAAATAGTTTCAGCACGTCTTTTAAGAACATTCATGAGCTGTACCGCTTTCTTGATTGGGAACTGACTCCCGCTCTCGAGAAGGTGGCGAAGACCTATCCGGTTTTCATTCCTCGTCGTTTAGCGGAGAAAATCAAAGTTCAAGGACCACAAAGTGTTCTGGCCCGAGAGTTTCTCCCAATTGAATCTGAACTTGATCCAGATTTTAAGGGACTTGAAGATCCAATTGGGGACAAGACTTATCACAAGGCGCCTCAGCTTATTCATCGATACGAGTCTCGAGCACTTTTTACTCCTACAACCATTTGCCCGGTTCATTGCCGTTATTGCTTTCGTAAGAATGAACTGAATGTCGCTGATGAAATCTTCCAGCAGGATTTTGTCGAGACCATTGCTTATCTGAAAGCACATCCTGAAGTAAGTGAGATCATCTTCACGGGTGGCGATCCGCTGACTTTATCGAATGATAAATTAGAAAAATACCTTACTGCTTTTTCAGAAGTTTCTTCGATTAAGGACATCCGTTTTCATTCACGCTATCCGGTAATTCTGCCGGAGAGAATTGATGACGGTTTTCTGGCCCTGATGGAGAAATTCAAATCCCGTTTCAGAACCATCACCCTCGCCATTCATGCTAACCATGTGGACGAGTTTGATGAGATCAATCGTCAGGCGATTAAAAAGCTCACCAGCTCTTCGATGCAAATTCTGTCTCAAACGGTCCTGTTAAAGGGCATCAATGACAGCACCGAAGTTCTGCTGAATCTGTATCAGGAATTCATCTCACTGAAGATTCGCCCATATTATCTTCACCACCCCGATCAGGTGAAAGGTGGTATGCATTTCTACCTTCCTTTGCGCCAAGGACGTGAAATATATCATGGACTTAGGAAGCTCATTCCGGGCTGGGCCCTGCCTCATTACGTGATCGATATTCCGGGCGGACATGGAAAAATCTCGGCCATGAACCCCGAAAGCACCACTTTTTCTGGGCAGCTCATATCCAAAGATGGCGAGTTAGTTTCGATCCAAGAGCCTGACTTTTTTATTTAA